The Centroberyx gerrardi isolate f3 chromosome 7, fCenGer3.hap1.cur.20231027, whole genome shotgun sequence genome contains a region encoding:
- the LOC139926726 gene encoding volume-regulated anion channel subunit LRRC8D — MFSLSELASLNERQSRSKLLKPWWEVFMDYLVVLMLMVSVLAGTVLLSRDRVVCLPLDPTPTPNTSSQSYSNSDEPSSKASSQVPRSSSPNPRPPARGRRTHLVYQQYVYISQVCYHEALPWYSRFFPYMALLQSLVLLASGSFWFHFPLTSARIEHFLAILGKCCESPWTSRALSHAARQERIRDQQEEEQEERQPPQTPHPSTSSLPPVPRTRHSSLDSGTDSPLLKRSDSVSTAIPPSPCPSTHSCDGFVSSVSLAPRVYFPASRSSAVLYSPRQVINLDKSDGEQARALFERVRRFRSHCESSDVIYKVYLAQTIFKLLLVTLIVSYTTPLLDSISFTHTCHPEEHALVGYSTFECTHALASLLHKLLVAYLTLLGLYGLLNLYTLSWILHSSLRQYSFHVLKESCSLRDVPDLSNDLAFLLHMADQYDPLLAQRLSVFLSPVSETRLLEENQERRWGPEKLRSMTTDAEGQSRLQLVALPRLPPALFTLSQLQVLKLEFITDAKFTAQVANMTSLRELHLCHCPASVDPGALGVLQERLEALHLTFNQAADIPGWVYSLRGLHELHLSGRLDYEGGVGRGWTLGSLRQLRHLRVLVVRGMLQRVPGELYEVAGSLVRLEIHNEGSRLFVLTGLRRIAGLRELQLQGCQLERLPSALLALTNLRTLDLQHNNLRTLEELLSLAHLRRLSCLRLAYNRVLALPASVGVLRGLELLDLANNQLQDLPPALFTLHRLRRLLLAGNLLEELPAEVKALQQLTELDLSGNRLETLPAELFSSCLELHILNVAHNSLSSLPTEIGALTQLLRLDLRSNSLEELPAELGYCSGLHGGGLLVEDCLFHSLPRHARDILTHSCSPSGKSSESQSRPESDSFPYFSATQWSFSSALESQI; from the exons ATGTTTTCCCTGTCGGAGCTGGCGTCTCTGAACGAGCGTCAGAGCCGTTCCAAGCTGTTGAAGCCCTGGTGGGAAGTCTTCATGGACTACCTGGTGGTCCTGATGCTGATGGTATCTGTTCTGGCTGGCACCGTGCTTCTGTCCAGGGACCGGGTGGTGTGCCTCCCCCTggaccccacccccacccccaatacTAGTAGCCAAAGTTACTCCAATTCTGACGAGCCATCTTCAAAAGCCTCTTCCCAGGTTCCACGCAGCAGCAGCCCAAACCCCCGACCTCCAGCCCGGGGGAGACGCACCCACCTGGTCTATCAGCAGTACGTCTACATCAGCCAG gTGTGCTACCATGAGGCTTTGCCTTGGTACTCCCGCTTCTTCCCCTACATGGCCCTGCTGCAGTCTCTAGTACTGCTAGCCAGTGGCTCCTTCTGGTTCCACTTCCCCCTCACCTCGGCCCGCATAGAACACTTCCTGGCCATCTTGGGAAAGTGCTGCGAGTCGCCCTGGACGTCTCGCGCCCTGTCCCACGCCGCCCGGCAGGAGCGCATCCGCGACcagcaagaggaggagcaggaggagagacaacCACCCCAAACTCCTCACCCTTCAACTTCATCTTTACCCCCAGTGCCCCGCACAAGACATTCGAGCTTGGACTCGGGCACAGACAGCCCCCTTTTGAAGAGGTCGGATAGCGTGTCCACTGCTATCCCTCCCTCGCCATGCCCCTCCACACACTCCTGTGATGGCTTCGTGTCGTCTGTGTCCCTCGCCCCCCGGGTGTATTTTCCCGCCTCCAGGTCCTCAGCGGTGCTTTACAGTCCCAGGCAGGTAATCAACCTGGATAAGAGTGACGGGGAGCAGGCCAGGGCGCTGTTTGAGAGGGTCAGGAGGTTTCGTTCCCACTGTGAAAGCTCAGATGTCATCTACAAG GTGTACTTGGCTCAGACTATATTCAAATTGCTTCTGGTAACACTGATAGTGAGTTACACTACCCCTCTTCTGGACTCCATCTCCTTCACTCACACCTGTCACCCTGAGGAGCATGCCCTGGTGGGCTACAGTACCTTTGAGTGTACCCACGCCCTCGCCTCCCTCCTACACAAGCTGCTGGTGGCCTACTTGACCCTGCTGGGGTTGTATGGCCTGCTGAACCTTTACACCCTCAGCTGGATTTTACACAG CTCCCTACGTCAGTACTCCTTCCACGTGCTGAAGGAGTCGTGCTCCCTGAGAGATGTACCTGACCTAAGCAATGACCTGGCCTTTCTTTTGCACATGGCGGACCAGTACGACCCTTTGCTGGCCcagcgtctgtctgtctttttgtcgCCTGTCAGTGAGACCAGGCTGCTggaggagaaccaggagagGCGCTGGGGGCCGGAGAAGCTGCGCTCCATGACTACTGACGCGGAGGGccagtccagactgcagctgGTGGCCCTGCCTCGCCTGCCACCAGCCCTCTTCACCCTCAGCCAACTTCAGGTCCTCAAACTGGAGTTCATCACAGATGCCAAGTTTACTGCACAGGTGGCCAATATGACCTCACTCAG GGAGCTCCACCTCTGCCACTGCCCTGCATCTGTGGATCCTGGTGCCCTCGGAGTCCTCCAGGAACGTCTGGaggccctccacctcaccttcAACCAGGCAGCAGACATCCCCGGCTGGGTCTACTCCCTTCGTGGCCTGCACGAGCTCCACCTCTCTGGCCGCCTGGACTATGAGGGTGGGGTGGGCCGCGGTTGGACACTGGGGAGCCTCCGCCAGTTACGTCACCTCCGCGTGCTGGTGGTTCGAGGCATGTTGCAGCGGGTCCCTGGGGAGCTGTACGAGGTGGCAGGCAGCCTGGTGAGGCTGGAAATCCACAATGAGGGCTCCAGGCTGTTTGTATTGACAGGTCTGAGGCGGATAGCCGGCCTGAGAGAGCTGCAGCTACAGGGCTGCCAGCTAGAGCGCCTGCCCTCTGCCCTGTTGGCTCTGACCAACCTGCGGACACTGGACCTGCAGCATAATAACTTGAGAACCCTGGAGGAACTGCTTAGTCTGGCTCATCTACGACGTCTTTCTTGCCTTAGACTTGCCTATAACCGTGTGCTGGCTCTGCCGGCCAGTGTTGGTGTACTGCGAGGCCTAGAGCTTCTAGATCTGGCCAACAATCAGCTCCAGGACCTTCCCCCAGCCCTCTTCACTCTTCACCGCCTTCGTAGGCTCCTACTGGCTGGCAACCTGCTAGAGGAGCTGCCTGCAGAGGTAAAGGCACTGCAGCAGCTCACAGAGCTGGACCTCAGTGGGAACAGGCTGGAGACTCTGCCCGCAGAGCTCTTCAGTAGTTGTTTGGAGCTGCACATCCTAAATGTGGCTCACAACTCTCTTAGTTCATTACCCACAGAGATTGGGGCTTTGACCCAGCTGTTGAGGCTGGACCTGCGCAGTAACAGTCTGGAGGAGCTCCCTGCAGAGTTGGGCTACTGCTCAGGGCTGCATGGAGGTGGTCTTCTGGTGGAAGACTGCCTGTTTCATTCTTTGCCTCGCCACGCGAGGGACATCCTGACCCATTCTTGCTCCCCCTCTGGTAAATCCTCAGAGTCACAATCCCGGCCAGAGTCTGACAGTTTCCCATACTTCTCTGCTACACAGTGGAGCTTTTCTTCTGCTCTGGAGTCACAGATATAG
- the ddx39ab gene encoding DEAD (Asp-Glu-Ala-Asp) box polypeptide 39Ab — protein MAENDVDNELLDYEEDEEPQGAPETAAPAGKKEVKGSYVSIHSSGFRDFLLKPELLRAIVDCGFEHPSEVQHECIPQAILGMDILCQAKSGMGKTAVFVLATLQQIEPVDGQVSVLVMCHTRELAFQISKEYERFSKYMPTVKAAVFFGGLAIKKDEEVLKKNCPHIVVGTPGRILALIRNKTLNLKNVKHFVLDECDKMLEQLDMRRDVQDIFRLTPHEKQCMMFSATLSKEIRPVCRKFMQDPMEVFVDDETKLTLHGLQQYYCKLKDSEKNRKLFDLLDVLEFNQVVIFVKSVQRCVALSQLLVEQNFPAIAIHRGMAQEERLSRYQQFKDFQRRILVATNLFGRGMDIERVNIVFNYDMPEDSDTYLHRVARAGRFGTKGLAVTFVSDETDAKTLNDVQDRFEVNVAELPEEIDISTYIEQSR, from the exons ATGGCTGAGAATGACGTTGACAATGAGCTGCTGGATTATGAAGAAGACGAGGAGCCTCAGGGAGCCCCTGAGACCGCAGCCCCCGCAGGCaagaaggaggtgaagggtTCCTACGTCTCCATCCACAGCTCCGGCTTCAGAGATTTCCTGCTCAAACCGGAGCTGCTCCGCGCCATTGTTGACTGTGGTTTTGAGCATCCTTCTGAAG TCCAGCATGAGTGCATCCCCCAGGCTATCCTGGGCATGGACATCCTGTGCCAAGCCAAATCTGGTATGGGCAAGACGGCTGTGTTTGTGCTGGCCACACTGCAGCAGATCGAGCCTGTTGATGGACAG GTATCCGTATTAGTCATGTGCCACACACGAGAGCTGGCCTTCCAGATCAGCAAAGAGTACGAGCGTTTCTCCAAGTACATGCCCACGGTAAAGGCAGCGGTATTTTTTGGtggcctggccatcaagaagGACGAGGAGGTCTTGAAGAAGAACTGCCCTCACATCGTCGTCGGAACGCCGGGACGCATCCTCGCCCTGATTCGGAACAAGACCCTCAACCTGAAGAACGTCAAGCACTTTGTCCTGGATGAGTGTGACAAGATGTTGGAGCAGCTAG ACATGAGGCGCGACGTACAGGACATCTTCAGGCTCACACCCCACGAGAAGCAGTGCATGATGTTCAGCGCCACCCTGAGCAAGGAGATCCGACCAGTCTGCCGCAAATTCATGCAGGAT CCCATGGAAGTATTTGTGGATGACGAGACCAAACTTACACTCCACGGCTTGCAACAGTACTACTGCAAACTGAAGGACAGTGAGAAGAACCGCAAGCTGTTTGACCTGCTTGACGTGTTGGAGTTCAACCAG GTGGTGATCTTCGTCAAGTCAGTCCAGCGCTGCGTGGCTCTGTCCCAGCTTCTGGTGGAACAGAATTTCCCTGCCATCGCCATCCACAGGGGAATGGCtcaggaggagag GCTCTCTCGCTATCAGCAGTTCAAGGATTTCCAAAGGCGGATCTTGGTGGCCACCAACCTCTTTGGCCGAGGGATGGACATCGAGCGAGTCAATATCGTCTTCAACTACGACATGCCAGAAGATTCTGACACCTATTTGCACAGG GTCGCCCGTGCTGGTAGGTTTGGAACCAAAGGCCTGGCCGTAACCTTCGTGTCTGACGAGACCGACGCCAAGACTCTGAACGATGTGCAGGACCGCTTTGAGGTCAATGTGGCCGAGCTTCCAGAGGAGATTGACATCTCCACCTACA TCGAGCAGTCCAGATGA